A part of Rhodamnia argentea isolate NSW1041297 chromosome 8, ASM2092103v1, whole genome shotgun sequence genomic DNA contains:
- the LOC115735352 gene encoding putative low molecular weight protein-tyrosine-phosphatase slr0328: MRPLHLHGVRVATPVYLPFCHSARFPSLPSLTALQIASLRSWNPLFSRAPRLNCSSDPSIRSSMSSPSSTPSAAASAEGKPFSVLFVCLGNICRSPAAEGVFRDLVKKRGFDSNFNIDSAGTIGYHEGNLADPRMRTAAKRRGVEITSISRPMRPSDFRDFDLILAMDKQNREDILEAFNRWKFRETLPEDAHKKVKLMCSYCKKHEESEVPDPYYGGPQGFEKVLDLLDDACESLLDSILAEKSQT, from the exons atgagGCCGTTGCACTTGCACGGTGTCCGAGTGGCAACGCCCGTTTATTTACCCTTTTGCCATTCCGCTCGCTTTCCTTCTCTCCCTTCTTTGACCGCACTCCAAATCGCTTCTCTCCGGAGCTGGAATCCTCTGTTTTCCCGCGCGCCGAGGCTCAATTGTAGTTCCGATCCCTCGATTCGTTCTTCGatgtcttctccttcttcgacgcCGTCCGCGGCGGCGAGCGCGGAGGGGAAGCCCTTCTCCGTGCTCTTCGTGTGCCTCGGCAACATCTGTCGAAGTCCCGCCGCCGAGGGCGTGTTTCGAGATCTGGTGAAGAAGAGAGGGTTCGATTCCAACTTCAACATCGATTCTGCTGGCACCATCGGCTACCATGAG GGCAATCTAGCTGATCCGAGAATGAGAACAGCAGCTAAGAGGCGCGGGGTCGAGATCACGTCTATATCGAGGCCGATGAGGCCATCTGATTTTAGGGATTTCGATCTTATCCTCGCAATGGATAAGCAAAACAGAG AGGATATATTGGAAGCCTTCAATAGGTGGAAATTTAGAGAGACCTTACCTGAAGATGCTCACAAGAAG GTTAAGTTGATGTGTTCATATTGCAAGAAGCATGAAGAAAGCGAAGTACCAGATCCTTACTATGGTGGACCCCAGGGTTTTGAGAAG GTGCTGGATTTGCTTGATGATGCTTGCGAGTCATTGTTGGACAGCATTTTGGCTGAGAAAAGTCAAACTTAA
- the LOC115735318 gene encoding alkaline/neutral invertase E, chloroplastic-like, protein MAMASAEGCLHTLSGVPHSLHYRLSFFNYVSPVLSFSCGANYGKRRDPKQMSWHGISKLLKHQARVHSIPTVGCIPRGSSKLIRSHSLICKCQRTESNSGLSVESGTKPEFSHNGTNGRLTVEESEAVRRLNNGNEDLASNGMHMQSEATREKVQMGSSKSMEDEAWDLLRDSIAYYCNNPIGTIAANDPSCPSILNYDQVFIRDFVPSGIAFLLKGEFDIVRNFILHTLQLQSWEKTMDSYSPGQGLMPASFKVRTVPLEGDDSATEEILDPDFGEAAIGRVAPVDSGLWWIILLRAYGKCSGDLSVQERVDVQTGIKMILKLCLADGFDMFPTLLVTDGSCMIDRRMGIHGHPLEIQSLFYSALLCAREMLTPEDASADLLRALNNRLIALSFHIREYYWIDMRKLNEIYRYTTEEYSYDAVNKFNIYPDQIPPWLVNWMPNRGGYLIGNLQPAHMDFRFFSLGNLWSIVSSLATVDQSHAILDLIEAKWADLVAEMPFKICYPALEGQEWRIVTGSDPKNTPWSYHNGGSWPTLLWQLTVACIKMNRPEIAENAVRIAERCISNDRWPEYYDTKRARFIGKQARLFQTWSIAGYLVSKLLLSNPSAVRILVNEEDVDLVNAFSCMISSNPRRKRGRTAVERRFIV, encoded by the exons ATGGCAATGGCCTCTGCGGAAGGATGTCTACATACTTTATCTGGTGTACCGCACAGCCTTCATTATCGCCTCTCCTTTTTTAACTATGTCAGCCCAGtgctttctttttcatgtgGTGCAAATTATGGTAAGAGAAGAGACCCAAAGCAGATGAGTTGGCATGGGATTTCGAAACTATTAAAGCATCAAGCTAGGGTACATTCAATTCCCACTGTTGGTTGTATTCCCCGGGGATCTTCCAAACTTATCAGGTCTCATTCTTTGATTTGCAAATGCCAACGGACAGAAAGTAATAGTGGCTTGTCAGTTGAATCTGGAACAAAACCTGAGTTTTCTCATAATGGCACGAATGGGCGGCTGACTGTTGAAGAATCCGAGGCAGTACGAAGGTTAAACaatggaaatgaagatttaGCATCGAATGGAATGCATATGCAATCAGAAGCAACTAGAGAGAAGGTGCAAATGGGTAGCTCAAAATCAATGGAGGATGAAGCATGGGATTTGTTGCGGGATTCCATTGCTTATTACTGCAACAATCCCATTGGTACTATTGCTGCAAACGACCCAAGCTGTCCAAGCATTCTTAACTATGATCAAGTTTTTATTCGTGATTTTGTCCCTTCTGGGATAGCTTTCCTTTTGAAGGGAGAGTTCGATATCGTAAGGAATTTCATCCTTCACACTCTTCAGTTGCAG AGCTGGGAGAAAACCATGGACAGTTATAGCCCTGGCCAAGGTTTGATGCCTGCCAGCTTTAAGGTTCGTACTGTTCCACTTGAGGGTGATGATTCTGCAACTGAAGAGATATTAGATCCAGACTTTGGTGAAGCAGCAATTGGCCGTGTGGCACCAGTTGATTCTGGGCTCTGGTGGATTATATTGTTACGGGCATATGGAAAGTGCTCTGGTGATCTTTCAGTTCAAGAGAGAGTCGATGTCCAAACTGGGATCAAAATGATCTTAAAGTTATGTCTGGCTGATGGTTTTGATATGTTCCCGACATTGCTGGTTACTGATGGTTCTTGCATGATTGATCGTCGCATGGGAATTCATGGCCATCCTCTGGAGATTCAG TCACTGTTTTATTCAGCATTGCTCTGTGCGCGCGAGATGCTTACCCCTGAGGATGCATCAGCTGACCTTCTTCGAGCACTTAACAATCGACTGATCGCACTATCTTTTCATATCAGAGAATATTACTGGATTGATATGAGAAAGTTAAACGAGATCTACCGCTATACTACAGAGGAATATTCCTATGATGCAGTTAACAAGTTCAATATATATCCAGATCAGATTCCCCCGTGGCTGGTGAATTGGATGCCCAATAGGGGTGGTTATTTAATAGGAAACCTCCAGCCAGCTCACATGGATTTTCGTTTCTTCTCACTTGGGAACTTATGGTCTATTGTAAGCAGTCTTGCTACAGTGGATCAGTCCCACGCAATACTAGATCTTATTGAAGCAAAATGGGCAGATCTTGTGGCTGAAATGCCTTTTAAAATATGTTATCCAGCTCTTGAAGGCCAGGAATGGCGAATTGTCACAGGCAGTGATCCCAAGAATAC TCCATGGTCCTATCACAATGGGGGTTCCTGGCCAACTTTGTTGTGGCAG CTCACTGTGGCCTGCATAAAGATGAACAGACCAGAGATTGCTGAAAATGCCGTAAGGATTGCTGAGCGATGCATATCCAATGACAGGTGGCCTGAATATTATGACACCAAGCGCGCTAGATTTATTGGAAAACAGGCTCGCCTCTTTCAAACGTGGTCAATTGCGGGGTATCTTGTGTCAAAGCTTCTCCTTTCTAACCCATCTGCGGTGAGGATTCTGGTGAATGAAGAGGATGTTGACCTCGTGAATGCCTTCTCGTGTATGATCAGCTCGAATCCAAGACGAAAACGTGGTCGAACGGCAGTTGAAAGGAGGTTCATAGTGTGA
- the LOC115735350 gene encoding serine/threonine-protein kinase D6PKL1-like, with protein MATVSSTCEIVESAEEFSCLQKSSNKSSLEDDINRLFESLNVRNSSRSSGLLHDAGRESLRKNASKRPMRGGASPASSIGISEPLSLKQALRGLCISQASEMAAMKRLSKPVNSPTLSEAGAIKRLYRAVVVEADGSGFPLNEGEGKVLEISLVSEGVSSNTSMGVSESLQIPSADLTHHEAHPSSSIKANIPQLTIRKSSSVDKICPLEAKSAGAEVNTEVGRVKSVEPSSLLGNGKKLAFNDLQDAAQVKLPPAKLAQINGQKGNLDATSKLSSPWAPSAGKRGNKSNINSPCFVMPVFGNKNFMKKKVKHESTSTSCSSSPCIQKIGGVSGPRTDIVEKTCVPDSEGKEVEKASLDSGATDKRIEVNSSSADTGSSNIECTLTCSSRMKCLDNKADEVFRSREKGEFSQSSKSSIGDYRCSTSISETSNLSGSNRCGSRPHMSKDSRWEAIRSVQMQSGSINLKHFKLLKKLGCGDIGIVYLAELTSTNCLFALKVMDLEFLVKRKKMARAQTEKEIMQMLDHPFLPTLYSHFSTDKLSCLVMEYCPGGDLHVLRQKQPTRSFSEQAARFYVAEILLALEYLHMLGVVYRDLKPENILVREDGHIMLSDFDLSLRCAVNPTVVTSSSPEAEPTRKTSSPCTETSCIDPFCLHPSFQVPCFTPRLLSIATKGRKMKSDLAAQVSPLPQLVVEPTSARSNSFVGTHEYLAPEIIKGEGHGSAVDWWTYGIFLFELLYGKTPFKGSGNEETLTNVVSRSLKFPSSPVVSYHARDLIRGLLIKDPENRLGSAKGAAEIKHHPFFEGLNWALIRCAVPPELPRYFEVGVSANSTQTDAAKCKDFQNIEEQIEFEVF; from the exons ATGGCCACAGTTTCCAGTACTTGTGAAATTGTTGAATCAGCAGAAGAATTCAGTTGCCTGCAGAAGTCGTCCAACAAATCTTCACTTGAGGATGATATCAATCGACTATTTGAGTCGCTAAATGTCCGAAATTCATCTAGGAGTTCGGGGTTATTGCATGACGCTGGCAGAGAGTCTCTACGGAAAAATGCTTCAAAGAGACCTATGCGAGGTGGTGCATCACCGGCTTCAAGCATCGGAATATCAGAGCCATTGAGTTTGAAGCAGGCTTTGAGGGGATTATGCATCTCTCAAGCTTCAGAAATGGCAGCTATGAAGCGACTGTCAAAGCCAGTTAATTCTCCAACCTTGTCAGAAGCTGGAGCTATTAAAAGGTTGTATAGGGCAGTGGTGGTTGAGGCCGATGGATCTGGCTTTCCTTTAAATGAAGGTGAAGGGAAGGTGTTAGAAATTTCCCTGGTATCTGAAGGTGTCAGTTCAAATACTTCTATGGGAGTGTCTGAGTCCCTTCAGATACCATCCGCAGACTTAACTCATCATGAGGCTCATCCTTCTTCATCTATCAAAGCGAACATACCGCAGTTGACAATCAGAAAATCTTCCTCAGTAGATAAAATTTGTCCTTTGGAAGCAAAATCTGCTGGTGCAGAAGTGAATACAGAAGTTGGAAGGGTCAAATCTGTGGAACCTTCATCTCTTCTTGGTAATGgcaaaaaacttgcatttaatGATCTGCAAGATGCTGCTCAAGTTAAACTTCCGCCAGCAAAACTAGCCCAGATTAATGGACAAAAGGGAAATTTAGATGCTACATCTAAATTATCTAGCCCTTGGGCCCCTTCCGCTGGTAAGAGGGGAAATAAATCCAATATCAACAGTCCATGTTTTGTTATGCCAGTCTTTGGGAACAAAAACTTcatgaagaagaaagtaaagcatgaatcaacttctacttcctGCAGTTCTAGTCCCTGTATTCAGAAAATAGGTGGTGTTTCAGGTCCTCGCACTGATATTGTAGAAAAGACTTGTGTTCCCGACAGTGAGGGGAAAGAAGTTGAAAAGGCTTCTCTTGATTCAGGTGCTACAGATAAGAGAATTGAAGTGAATAGTAGTTCTGCTGACACTGGTTCGAGCAACATAGAGTGTACGTTGACCTGCAGTAGCAGAATGAAATGTCTGGATAATAAAGCTGATGAAGTTTTCAGATCAAGAGAGAAAGGCGAGTTCTCCCAAAGCTCAAAAAGTAGCATTGGGGACTACAGGTGTAGCACTAGCATTAGTGAGACAAGTAATCTCAGCGGGTCCAATCGGTGTGGGAGTAGGCCTCATATGTCAAAAGACTCGAGGTGGGAAGCGATCCGGTCTGTTCAGATGCAGAGTGGAAGCATAAACTTGAAACACTTCAAACTACTTAAGAAGCTAGGCTGTGGGGATATTGGAATTGTTTATCTTGCTGAATTGACAAGTACTAACTGCCTCTTTGCACTGAAAGTGATGGACCTTGAGTTCTTGGTAAAGAGGAAGAAAATGGCTAGGGCCCAGACTGAGAAAGAGATAATGCAAATGCTGGATCATCCATTTCTGCCAACACTGTATTCCCACTTCTCGACAGACAAACTCTCGTGTTTAGTCATGGAGTATTGTCCAGGTGGTGATTTGCATGTTCTGCGCCAGAAACAACCGACACGGAGTTTCTCTGAACAAGCAGCGAG GTTTTATGTTGCTGAAATTCTCCTTGCACTGGAGTACCTGCACATGCTTGGAGTAGTGTACAGAGACCTAAAACCAGAAAACATACTGGTCCGAGAAGATGGTCACATCATGCTCTCAGACTTTGACTTATCACTCCGATGTGCTGTAAATCCAAcagtggtgacatcatcgtcaCCCGAAGCCGAGCCCACGAGAAAGACATCTAGTCCATGCACGGAAACTAGCTGCATCGACCCTTTCTGCCTCCACCCATCCTTTCAAGTGCCATGCTTCACTCCTAGACTTTTATCAATCGCCACAAAAGGTCGGAAAATGAAGTCTGATCTGGCGGCTCAGGTCAGCCCCCTGCCACAGCTTGTGGTGGAGCCGACCAGTGCCAGATCCAACTCCTTTGTCGGGACCCACGAGTACCTCGCTCCTGAAATTATCAAAGGTGAGGGTCATGGAAGCGCTGTTGATTGGTGGACATACGGGATATTCCTGTTCGAACTGTTATACGGCAAGACGCCCTTCAAAGGTTCTGGAAATGAGGAAACATTGACCAATGTCGTCTCTAGAAGCCTCAAGTTTCCGAGTAGCCCCGTTGTGAGTTATCACGCGAGAGACTTGATCAGAGGGCTCCTGATAAAGGATCCAGAAAACCGGTTGGGATCTGCAAAGGGGGCTGCAGAGATCAAGCATCACCCCTTCTTTGAAGGGCTTAACTGGGCGCTGATTCGCTGCGCGGTTCCCCCCGAGCTGCCGAGGTACTTCGAGGTCGGCGTCAGCGCAAATTCTACTCAAACAGACGCGGCGAAATGTAAGGATTTTCAGAACATAGAGGAGCAAATTGAATTCGAAGTGTTTTAG